The DNA segment TCTGACAGCATTCAGGATGCCAATGGTGGCATGCGAACCGTGGCCGAGGCGGTTGGTGCGCTAGATAACGAAACGGCCCGCGTACATAACGGTTCTGCAAACGTAACGCGTGCCACCAGCACATTGAATGACGAAGCCACCAAACTGCGCAACGCTATTGATGGCTTCCTTGAACAAATCGAGAAGAACAAGGCCGAAGCATAATGAAGAGAACACCGGATGGTCGCCCAGGCGCCCATTGGATCAACCGACTTTCCGGTGTTTTGACACCCCAGTTTTTCAAAAAACTGTCGATTGCTTTGGGGATTGGCCTTATTGGCGGCTTGATCGCCCATTTCATCAATATGCCTCTGGCCTGGATGATGGGCCCGATGCTGGCCACCTTTATCGCCAGCCTGCTGCGCGTGCCGATGGGTGTCCCGATGCAATTTCGCTCTGGCATCCTTGGCGTTATTGGTATTTTCCTTGGCGCATCCTTTACCCCCGATACGCTTGATCAGGCCGCAAAGTGGCCGATCAGCATGATCGCGGTTCTGCTATATGTTCCGATCATCACATTCGTGATCACCTGGTTCTATTCCCGCATTGCCCGCCTGGATCCTGCCACAGCGCTGTTTTCCGCAACTCCAGGTGGCCTGACACCGATGGTCGTTCTTGGTGCCGCTGCTGGCGGCAATGAACAGGAAATCGCCCTGACGCAGGGTTTGCGTGTTTTGCTGCTGGTGATGTCCGCACCACTGATTGTTTTGATGATCACAGGCGTTGTGGCAAACGGCCATGGCGATAGCCAATCGGTTCAAATGACACTGAACGAAGGACTTTTGACCGCCGGTTGCGCGATCATCACAGTGCTGGTCTTTCGCAAGCTGCGCATCCCGGCTGCCTACATGACCGGTGCGATGGCGGCTAGCATGGTCTTACATGTATCGGGCATCGTCGAGGGCAACCTGCCTGATTGGTTGCTTGCCGGAAGCTTGTTGATCCTTGGCTCTGCCATCGGCAGTCGGTTCTCGGGCGTCAAAATCGCCGTCCTTGTTCGCCTTGCGGGCTATTCTGTCCTGGCAACCTTTGTTGTCCTGGCCTTTACGGGCGGGGTTGCATGGTTCGTATCGCAATGGCTGGATCTTGATTTCATTGCCGTATTGCTGGCCTTTGCGCCGGGTGGCGTTGCCGAAATGTCATTGATTGCGCTCGCACTCAATGTCGAACCGAGCTTTGTCGCCTTTCATCATATCGTGCGCATTTTCGAAATCGTGTTGCTGGCGCCGCTCCTTGCCAAGTGGTTTCAGCGCCACATGCAAAAGAAAGCCGCACGGCAAATTTAATCTGTTTCTGCCACTGCGTAGGTGTGATTAGCCAAACATGTCCTTGGTGATCCCGTCATACCAGGCAACAGATTCCTCAAATGTATGCCGGCGGACATCGGCACTTTCATCAGGTTGGCTGATAAAGGATGACGTGCTGGCGATCGCGCCATCAACATTGACATATTGCGCCCCGACCTTGATCCCGTCATTGGTTTCGACAAGGCTCCAGCACGTATTGAGATAACGCGCCGGAAAGACCCGCGCATCCATCAGATCCGCCATCAGATGCATCACCACCACTTTCGCCTGACTGTTGGCAGCAGATCCTGACTTTGGCATGGCGCCCGCGATGGACGCATCACCGATGACAAAGATGTTCTGATCGCGTTTGGACCGCATGCTTTCGGCATCCACCGGGCAAAATCCACTGTCATCCGAAAGCCCTGCCGTGATTGCAATGCTCCCGGCCTGCTGTGCCGGAATGATGTTGAGCAACGCACCGCCAAAGGTATCAAAATCGGTCTCCACTGTTCCGGCTTCTACATCGACACCCTTGATACCACCGTGGATATTGGGCCCATACCATTCCACCATGCCCGGATAGTATTTCTCCCACCCTTCTGCAAACAGTCCCTGTTTGGAGAATTTCTCCTTCGGATCCAGAACAACGATCGTGCAGTCAGTGAGCCCGCGTGCCTTAAGCGTATGGGCGATCATCGAAACGCGTTCATACGGGCCCGGCGGACAGCGATACGGGTTGGGTGGCGCAACCATCACCACCTGATCACCATTTTTAAGGCCATCAATTTTTGATTTAAGCAATTGCGTCTGTGGCCCCGCCTGCCAGGCATGGGGAGCAATTTCCGCCAGCTCCGCCGAATATCCCGGAACACTATCGAATATAAGATCAATACCCGGTGACAGGACCAGCCGGTCATAGGGGATGGTTTCCCCGGTTGATGTGCGCACCTGTTGGGCCGTGCGATCAATTTCTTCTGCCCGGGCTGTTACTTTGCGAATGCCATAATCATTGATCAGTCGATCATAGCCATGCGTGATCGAAGCAAAATCGCGATAGCCACCCAGATACAGGTTGGAGAAAAAGCAGGTCGTGTATTTCTCGGAATCCTCAATCAGGGTGATGTTGATTGCCCCACCGGCCTTTTCGGCCAAATGACGGGCCACCGTTGCCCCACC comes from the Thalassospira sp. ER-Se-21-Dark genome and includes:
- a CDS encoding AbrB family transcriptional regulator, with the protein product MKRTPDGRPGAHWINRLSGVLTPQFFKKLSIALGIGLIGGLIAHFINMPLAWMMGPMLATFIASLLRVPMGVPMQFRSGILGVIGIFLGASFTPDTLDQAAKWPISMIAVLLYVPIITFVITWFYSRIARLDPATALFSATPGGLTPMVVLGAAAGGNEQEIALTQGLRVLLLVMSAPLIVLMITGVVANGHGDSQSVQMTLNEGLLTAGCAIITVLVFRKLRIPAAYMTGAMAASMVLHVSGIVEGNLPDWLLAGSLLILGSAIGSRFSGVKIAVLVRLAGYSVLATFVVLAFTGGVAWFVSQWLDLDFIAVLLAFAPGGVAEMSLIALALNVEPSFVAFHHIVRIFEIVLLAPLLAKWFQRHMQKKAARQI
- a CDS encoding NAD(P)/FAD-dependent oxidoreductase, translated to MSNVTRRTFNKFLGAGAGVMAMPGILRAQGRKNVVIVGGGAGGATVARHLAEKAGGAINITLIEDSEKYTTCFFSNLYLGGYRDFASITHGYDRLINDYGIRKVTARAEEIDRTAQQVRTSTGETIPYDRLVLSPGIDLIFDSVPGYSAELAEIAPHAWQAGPQTQLLKSKIDGLKNGDQVVMVAPPNPYRCPPGPYERVSMIAHTLKARGLTDCTIVVLDPKEKFSKQGLFAEGWEKYYPGMVEWYGPNIHGGIKGVDVEAGTVETDFDTFGGALLNIIPAQQAGSIAITAGLSDDSGFCPVDAESMRSKRDQNIFVIGDASIAGAMPKSGSAANSQAKVVVMHLMADLMDARVFPARYLNTCWSLVETNDGIKVGAQYVNVDGAIASTSSFISQPDESADVRRHTFEESVAWYDGITKDMFG